A genomic stretch from Chryseobacterium sp. SNU WT5 includes:
- a CDS encoding ABC transporter permease yields MNIIFKIDTWQEIYYSLKNNKLRTFLTMIGVGWGMFLFVALLGAAKGMENGFDKVFSGFATNSIFLWAQNTSIPYDGFPKGRKMDLHLSDLDLLPQKIKQIDYISPQSSRGKFGTPGESFSRNGKNATYTLTGDFPVGNRISEKKLIYGRYLNDADISGNKNVAVIGEEVYKNFFDAKKNEDPIGKSINVKGIFFNVIGVFRVKKTGGPDNDQSAFIPFSTYSKMYNAGDKVGFFAIVSKPDADLSIVEDQVKEELKKKYNVSPEDTNAFGSFNLGKEFGKLTGFLTGMQILTIVVGSLTILAGVIAISNILLITVKERTKEIGIRRALGAKPAEVRNQILLESVVITLTSGVLGFVFGIFLLMIIDLITKNQDSFPFYNPTVNYAQVFGAMMIMVILGLVIGMIPAQRAVKIRPIEALRSE; encoded by the coding sequence ATGAACATCATTTTCAAAATAGATACCTGGCAAGAGATTTATTATTCCCTAAAGAATAATAAGTTGCGTACGTTTCTAACCATGATCGGAGTGGGCTGGGGAATGTTTCTTTTTGTAGCGCTTCTGGGTGCTGCAAAAGGAATGGAAAATGGATTTGATAAAGTATTTTCAGGTTTTGCAACCAACTCAATTTTTCTTTGGGCTCAGAACACCTCCATTCCATATGATGGTTTTCCTAAAGGCAGAAAAATGGATCTGCATTTGAGTGATCTCGACTTGCTTCCACAAAAAATTAAGCAAATCGATTATATTTCCCCTCAAAGTTCACGCGGCAAATTTGGTACTCCAGGTGAATCATTTTCCAGAAATGGAAAAAATGCAACTTATACTTTAACTGGTGACTTCCCGGTAGGTAATAGAATTTCGGAGAAAAAATTGATATACGGAAGATACTTAAATGATGCTGATATCTCTGGAAATAAAAATGTCGCGGTCATTGGCGAGGAAGTCTACAAAAATTTTTTCGATGCTAAAAAGAACGAAGACCCAATCGGGAAATCGATCAATGTGAAAGGTATTTTCTTTAACGTAATAGGTGTTTTCCGGGTAAAGAAAACCGGTGGTCCGGATAATGATCAATCGGCTTTTATTCCCTTTTCCACTTATTCTAAAATGTACAATGCAGGGGACAAAGTAGGTTTTTTTGCGATTGTAAGTAAGCCTGATGCAGATCTGTCAATTGTTGAAGATCAGGTGAAAGAAGAATTAAAGAAGAAATACAATGTTTCTCCTGAGGACACCAATGCTTTTGGAAGTTTCAACCTCGGAAAAGAGTTCGGAAAATTAACAGGTTTCCTAACTGGGATGCAGATCTTAACGATTGTGGTAGGTTCACTGACTATTTTAGCGGGTGTAATTGCCATCTCCAATATTTTGTTGATTACCGTGAAAGAGAGAACCAAAGAGATTGGGATCCGTCGTGCTTTAGGTGCCAAACCTGCGGAAGTTCGTAACCAGATCTTACTTGAGAGTGTAGTTATCACATTGACTTCTGGTGTTTTAGGTTTTGTTTTTGGGATTTTCCTGCTCATGATCATCGATCTCATTACAAAAAATCAGGATAGTTTTCCGTTTTATAATCCAACCGTGAATTACGCACAGGTTTTCGGAGCGATGATGATTATGGTGATCTTAGGTTTAGTTATAGGAATGATTCCCGCACAGCGTGCCGTAAAGATAAGACCGATTGAAGCATTGAGATCGGAGTAA
- a CDS encoding ABC transporter permease gives MFDLDRWREIFESIRTNVLRTILSGFTVALGLYIFIVLFGIGKGLQNAFTEGFAGDATNLITIFTRKTTIAYGGLQSDRQIVLKNEDYDQITKEDPEKLESATPRYSANMTVKYGRESGNYQISGANPDEKIIENRNVIDGRYINALDINRKQNVAVIGRMVQRDLIKNSSPLGKDLDINGTMFKVVGVFSDDGGDFDERMITVPITTLQQLKKGSDTVNTIFLTYNPKLSVDQAVSYGDKVEKELKTKHKVSPDDENGVVVRNNAKNMGETFQFLFIITLIVGFIGMGTLLAGIIGISNIMVYIVKERTQEIGVRKAIGAKPKSIVALIMQESIVITVISGLIGVALGVFTLFLIGDRLEKYFIKSPSVGWGLILAAFISLVISGLIAGFVPAYRASRIKPIEALRSE, from the coding sequence ATGTTTGATCTCGACCGCTGGAGAGAAATTTTCGAATCGATTCGCACTAATGTATTGCGAACAATACTTTCGGGCTTTACAGTGGCGCTTGGACTCTATATTTTTATTGTACTTTTTGGCATTGGAAAAGGATTACAAAATGCTTTTACCGAAGGGTTTGCTGGTGACGCCACCAATCTTATTACTATTTTTACCCGTAAAACTACGATCGCGTACGGCGGATTACAATCTGACCGACAAATCGTTCTTAAAAATGAAGATTACGATCAAATTACAAAAGAAGATCCTGAAAAATTAGAGAGCGCTACTCCCAGATATTCCGCTAACATGACCGTAAAATACGGACGCGAAAGTGGAAACTATCAAATAAGTGGTGCCAATCCCGATGAGAAAATTATCGAGAATAGAAATGTAATCGACGGCAGATATATCAATGCTTTAGATATCAACCGAAAACAAAATGTGGCGGTGATCGGCCGGATGGTGCAGCGTGACCTGATTAAAAACAGCAGTCCGCTGGGTAAAGACCTGGACATTAATGGTACGATGTTTAAAGTGGTGGGCGTCTTTTCTGATGATGGTGGTGATTTCGACGAACGGATGATTACTGTTCCCATAACCACTTTGCAACAATTGAAAAAAGGATCCGACACGGTAAATACTATTTTCCTGACCTACAATCCAAAGCTTTCTGTAGATCAAGCAGTTTCTTACGGTGATAAAGTTGAAAAAGAATTAAAGACAAAGCATAAAGTCTCACCAGATGATGAAAATGGCGTTGTTGTCCGAAATAATGCCAAAAATATGGGCGAAACTTTCCAGTTTCTTTTTATTATTACCCTTATTGTAGGTTTTATTGGAATGGGAACGTTACTGGCTGGAATTATTGGAATCAGCAATATCATGGTATATATTGTGAAAGAACGTACTCAGGAAATAGGAGTTCGTAAAGCTATTGGGGCAAAACCAAAAAGTATTGTTGCTCTAATTATGCAGGAAAGTATCGTCATTACAGTGATCTCTGGTCTAATAGGAGTTGCTTTAGGTGTATTTACTTTATTTCTTATTGGAGACCGTTTAGAAAAATATTTTATTAAAAGTCCAAGCGTAGGTTGGGGACTTATTCTCGCTGCGTTTATAAGTTTAGTAATTTCTGGACTTATTGCAGGATTTGTACCTGCTTATCGGGCTAGTAGAATAAAACCGATCGAAGCTTTGCGAAGTGAATAA
- a CDS encoding ABC transporter ATP-binding protein gives MLVIKDLNKSYDTGKSKLHVLKGIDLTIAEGEFVSIMGSSGSGKSTLLNIIGILDEKDSGIYELDGIPIEHLSEIKAAEYRSRFLGFIFQSFNLIGYKNALENVALPLYYQDVPRKERNQRAMEYLEKVGLAQWATHLPNELSGGQKQRIAIARALITDPKVILADEPTGALDSKTTYDIMKLLQEINEAGKTIIVVTHEPDVAAETKRNVILKDGIIESDEFITQRVLK, from the coding sequence ATGTTAGTAATTAAAGATCTCAACAAATCATACGACACCGGCAAAAGTAAACTTCATGTTTTGAAAGGTATTGACCTTACCATTGCAGAAGGTGAATTTGTATCGATCATGGGAAGTTCAGGGTCAGGAAAATCCACTTTATTGAACATTATCGGCATCTTGGATGAAAAAGATTCTGGAATCTACGAACTAGATGGAATTCCGATTGAGCATCTTTCAGAAATAAAAGCGGCCGAATATAGAAGTCGGTTTTTAGGGTTTATTTTTCAGTCTTTTAACTTGATCGGGTACAAGAACGCTTTGGAAAATGTTGCACTCCCGCTCTATTATCAAGATGTTCCTCGTAAAGAGAGAAACCAGAGAGCAATGGAATATCTTGAAAAAGTAGGTCTTGCGCAGTGGGCTACACATTTGCCTAACGAACTTTCGGGTGGCCAGAAACAAAGAATTGCGATAGCAAGAGCATTGATCACCGATCCAAAAGTTATTCTTGCCGATGAACCCACAGGTGCATTGGATTCGAAAACGACGTATGATATTATGAAACTTCTGCAGGAAATTAATGAAGCAGGAAAAACGATTATCGTAGTAACTCACGAACCCGATGTCGCTGCAGAAACCAAGAGAAATGTAATTCTTAAAGATGGTATTATCGAAAGTGATGAGTTCATTACTCAAAGAGTTTTAAAATAA
- a CDS encoding ribonucleotide-diphosphate reductase subunit beta — protein sequence MGIFDKRVGYKPFEYPEVLQFVEAINKSFWVHSEVDFTADVQDFHSQLEPHEKNAIKNALLAIAQIEVSVKTFWGNLYNHMPKPELNGLGATFAECEFRHSEAYSRLLEVLGYNDSFNQLVEIPAIKKRIEFLSNVLKHANSTTPKEYVSSLLLFSILIENVSLFSQFAIILSFTRFKGYMKNVSNIIAWTSVDEQIHANAGIYLINKVRQEQPDLLTDSDIEDIYTLVDHSITVEEEILDWIFEMGEIDNISKENLLNFMKFRVDDSLKKINMKPRYNITSDQYRPMVWFEEEVFANSMDDFFAKRPVDYTKHDKSITSNDLF from the coding sequence ATGGGAATTTTCGACAAAAGAGTAGGGTATAAACCCTTTGAGTATCCAGAAGTTTTGCAGTTTGTAGAAGCTATAAATAAATCATTTTGGGTCCATTCCGAGGTAGATTTTACTGCAGATGTACAAGATTTTCATTCACAGTTAGAACCTCATGAAAAGAATGCAATTAAAAATGCACTTCTGGCTATTGCTCAAATTGAAGTTTCCGTGAAGACATTTTGGGGAAATCTTTATAATCACATGCCGAAACCGGAATTGAACGGATTGGGTGCTACTTTTGCAGAATGTGAATTCCGCCATTCAGAAGCGTATTCCAGATTGTTAGAAGTCTTGGGATATAATGATTCCTTCAATCAATTGGTGGAAATCCCTGCGATTAAAAAGAGAATTGAATTTCTTTCCAATGTTTTGAAACATGCCAATTCTACCACGCCAAAAGAGTATGTGTCTTCTCTTTTGTTGTTTAGTATTTTAATTGAAAACGTTTCCTTATTCTCTCAGTTTGCGATTATCTTATCCTTTACGAGATTCAAAGGATATATGAAAAACGTGTCCAATATTATTGCCTGGACATCAGTTGATGAGCAGATTCACGCCAATGCAGGGATTTATCTAATCAATAAAGTTCGTCAGGAACAACCAGATTTATTAACTGATTCTGATATTGAAGATATTTACACTTTAGTTGATCACTCCATCACCGTTGAAGAGGAAATCCTTGACTGGATTTTCGAAATGGGAGAAATTGATAATATCAGCAAAGAAAATTTACTGAATTTTATGAAATTTCGGGTGGACGATAGTTTGAAAAAAATCAACATGAAGCCCCGATATAATATTACTAGTGATCAGTACCGCCCTATGGTTTGGTTCGAGGAGGAAGTTTTCGCCAATTCTATGGATGATTTCTTCGCCAAAAGACCGGTAGATTATACCAAACACGACAAGAGTATTACTTCGAACGATTTGTTCTAG
- a CDS encoding ribonucleoside-diphosphate reductase subunit alpha, giving the protein MEDQRKIWWLNEESEQMLNRGYLLKGETVEGAILRITSAAAKRLYKPELQPAFEEMITKGWISFSSPVWANMGTERGLPISCFNVHVPDNIEGITHKLGEVIMQTKIGGGTSGYFGELRNRGTAVTDNGKSSGAVSFMKLYDTAMDVVSQGGVRRGAFAAYLDVDHGDIEEFLSIKDIGSPIQNLFTGICVPDYWMQDMIDGDMDKRKIWARVLESRAQKGLPYIFFTDNVNRNKPQVYKDLGMPVNASNLCSEIMLPSNQEESFICCLSSMNLELYDEWKDTDAVKLAIYFLDAVLSEFIEKTEGNYYLTGARNFALRHRALGLGVLGYHSYLQKNMIPFESFEATQFNAKAFRQIKEQSIVASQELANIYGEPELLKGYGLRNTTTMAIAPTTSSSAILGQTSPGIEPFASNYYKAGLAKGNFMRKNKYLSVLLQEKGIDNEDTWRTIMLNHGSVQNIPELTDEEKAVFKTFREISPMEIISQAAQRQQYIDQGQSLNLQIPATMPVKDVNYLYIEAWKKGVKSLYYQRSSSVSKEMMVNFVSCSSCEA; this is encoded by the coding sequence ATGGAGGATCAAAGGAAGATATGGTGGCTGAATGAAGAGTCGGAGCAAATGCTCAACAGAGGTTATTTACTGAAAGGAGAGACCGTAGAAGGAGCGATCTTGAGAATTACGTCTGCTGCTGCAAAACGATTGTACAAACCGGAATTACAACCTGCTTTTGAGGAAATGATCACCAAGGGGTGGATCAGTTTTTCTTCACCAGTTTGGGCCAATATGGGAACGGAAAGAGGATTGCCGATTTCTTGTTTCAATGTGCACGTGCCAGATAATATCGAGGGAATTACCCACAAATTAGGCGAAGTGATTATGCAGACCAAAATTGGTGGCGGAACTTCCGGCTATTTTGGTGAACTGAGAAATCGTGGAACTGCAGTAACAGACAACGGAAAATCTTCTGGTGCAGTGTCGTTCATGAAATTATATGATACTGCGATGGATGTGGTTTCGCAGGGCGGCGTGCGTCGTGGTGCTTTTGCTGCATATTTGGATGTGGACCACGGCGATATTGAAGAATTTTTATCGATAAAAGATATTGGAAGCCCGATCCAGAATTTGTTTACCGGGATCTGCGTGCCGGATTACTGGATGCAAGACATGATCGATGGCGATATGGACAAACGCAAAATTTGGGCAAGAGTTTTAGAAAGCCGTGCTCAAAAAGGTTTGCCGTATATTTTCTTCACCGATAATGTGAATAGAAATAAACCTCAGGTTTATAAAGATCTTGGAATGCCGGTAAACGCGAGTAATTTGTGTTCTGAAATTATGTTGCCATCGAACCAAGAAGAGTCATTCATTTGCTGTCTATCTTCTATGAATTTAGAATTATACGATGAGTGGAAAGATACCGATGCTGTGAAATTGGCGATCTATTTCTTAGATGCTGTCTTATCTGAGTTTATTGAGAAAACAGAAGGAAACTATTATCTAACTGGAGCTAGGAACTTTGCCTTACGTCATAGAGCTCTTGGTTTAGGTGTTTTAGGATATCATTCTTACCTACAGAAAAATATGATTCCATTTGAAAGTTTTGAGGCTACGCAATTCAATGCAAAAGCATTCAGACAGATTAAAGAGCAATCGATTGTTGCTTCTCAGGAATTGGCGAATATTTACGGAGAACCAGAATTGCTAAAAGGTTATGGATTGCGTAATACCACAACGATGGCTATTGCACCTACAACATCCAGTTCTGCAATTTTAGGACAAACCTCACCCGGGATTGAGCCGTTTGCATCCAATTATTATAAAGCAGGTTTGGCTAAAGGTAACTTTATGCGTAAGAATAAATATCTTTCAGTCTTGCTTCAGGAAAAAGGAATTGATAATGAAGATACATGGAGAACAATCATGTTAAACCATGGTTCTGTGCAGAATATTCCAGAACTGACTGACGAAGAAAAAGCGGTATTTAAAACGTTTAGAGAGATTTCTCCAATGGAAATTATTTCTCAGGCAGCACAAAGACAACAATATATTGACCAGGGACAATCATTAAACTTGCAAATTCCTGCAACAATGCCTGTGAAGGATGTGAACTATCTTTATATTGAAGCTTGGAAAAAAGGAGTTAAATCTTTGTATTACCAAAGAAGTTCTTCAGTTTCTAAAGAAATGATGGTGAACTTTGTGAGTTGCTCGAGCTGTGAAGCTTAA
- a CDS encoding DUF72 domain-containing protein, whose product MKFGQVSDPSQIDFTLPKDHPRTEEILKKYQSRDFNVFVGCAKWNKTDLKGFYPRGTKDELSYYSTQFNSIELNATFYKSPTPDQVLTWKDKTPADFKFFPKVPNTVSHYRRLLNITDVVTQFATSVLNFDDKLGMVFLQLHDNFKPKDFDRLEKFIHDWPKEVPLAVELRNEEWFADKERFDATMDLFEKYNITNIIVDTAGRRDLLHMRLTTATAFIRYVGANHESDYTRLDDWIERIKIWEQEGLKNLYFFVHQNVEKASPLLSAYFIEALNKEFNMNLHVPLMA is encoded by the coding sequence ATGAAATTCGGACAAGTATCAGACCCATCTCAAATTGATTTTACCCTTCCTAAAGATCATCCAAGAACTGAGGAAATTCTAAAGAAATATCAATCCAGAGATTTCAATGTGTTTGTTGGCTGTGCAAAATGGAATAAAACGGATCTGAAAGGATTCTACCCAAGAGGCACTAAAGATGAATTATCCTATTACTCGACGCAATTTAATTCAATTGAGCTGAATGCAACTTTTTACAAATCTCCCACACCAGATCAGGTTTTAACGTGGAAAGATAAGACGCCGGCTGATTTTAAATTCTTTCCTAAAGTTCCAAATACGGTTTCGCATTACCGAAGGTTATTGAATATCACTGATGTCGTGACTCAATTTGCCACTTCAGTATTAAATTTTGATGATAAGTTAGGAATGGTCTTTCTTCAGCTCCATGATAATTTTAAACCAAAAGATTTTGACAGACTTGAAAAGTTTATTCATGACTGGCCCAAAGAAGTGCCACTAGCCGTTGAGCTAAGAAATGAAGAATGGTTTGCTGATAAAGAAAGATTTGATGCAACAATGGATCTTTTTGAAAAGTATAATATCACCAATATCATAGTAGATACCGCCGGAAGAAGAGATCTGCTACACATGAGACTTACAACGGCAACTGCATTCATTCGATATGTTGGTGCTAACCATGAAAGTGATTACACACGACTTGATGATTGGATAGAGCGCATTAAGATCTGGGAACAAGAAGGTCTGAAAAATCTGTATTTCTTTGTTCATCAGAATGTGGAGAAAGCATCGCCTCTTTTGTCTGCTTATTTTATTGAAGCACTCAATAAGGAATTCAATATGAACTTACACGTTCCTCTAATGGCATAA
- a CDS encoding RrF2 family transcriptional regulator — MFSKSCEYGIRASIYVTKHSLKNKKVSLKDVAKHTDSPPAFIAKILQKLVKTQVLSSFKGPTGGFYVSQEDLKELTLLSIVLAIDGDGIFENCTLGLRRCDGQKPCPMHSKFIVIRDEMREMLESTSLKSLAEDVSDGITFLKR; from the coding sequence ATGTTTTCAAAATCATGTGAATATGGAATACGGGCTTCAATTTATGTTACAAAGCATTCGCTTAAGAACAAGAAAGTAAGTTTGAAAGATGTTGCGAAACATACAGATTCGCCACCCGCATTTATAGCAAAAATATTACAGAAATTGGTAAAAACACAGGTTTTATCTTCTTTTAAAGGTCCTACTGGTGGTTTTTATGTATCACAGGAGGATTTAAAAGAGCTTACGTTGCTCAGTATTGTATTAGCTATAGATGGTGATGGAATTTTTGAAAACTGCACTTTGGGATTAAGAAGATGTGATGGCCAAAAACCTTGCCCAATGCATTCTAAATTTATAGTCATTCGTGATGAAATGAGAGAGATGCTGGAAAGTACTTCTTTAAAATCTTTAGCAGAAGATGTTTCTGACGGGATTACGTTTTTAAAGCGGTAA
- a CDS encoding cbb3-type cytochrome c oxidase subunit I has translation MNNSIFGESGIQITVLLILLPVLAGLVIAIVKTYSTYKDLRNRRKLLEFNKKIENLTPEELEFYEKRKTEEEYQIAHNELSGEIPPSDEKGIIHNINVIDELRFIPHKKSFVPQKYISPELAKLILYFIGFSIFWLLFGTTVGEYLGIKFVAPDADHVSWLSFGRLRPVHTNMVFWGWASFAMVGLAYYVIPRVSNVGIHSLKIGWYTLILMNVAVLSGTISLMAGINNGGGEYREYIWPVMAIFAAGIVMSLYNFLMTVAKRTTHEIYVSNWYIISAMMYVVVILVVAYVPIWQDGLAETIIQGYYMHQGVGMWFMFLSLGLMYYFLPQQLNKPIYSYSLGILAFWTQIIFYTLIGSHHFIFSAIPWWMQTVAIVASVGMVIPVVAGTANFLLTFNGAWYQVKNSYTLPFYIIGIIFYFTGSMQGTVEAFRFTNLIWHFTDFTVAHSHLTMYGIITFMLWGFIYTLIPRITGKEPPKISVGIHFWLALIGLMFYTVSLMIGSTAKGLLWMENKPFIQSVVLMAPYWLWRAIGGTMMWISHFVFAYNFYKMVNKKPDVIIPTTPAEILEAKRQLKNTEYIPTK, from the coding sequence ATGAATAATTCAATATTTGGGGAATCGGGAATTCAGATTACGGTGCTTCTTATTTTATTGCCGGTACTTGCCGGTTTGGTCATTGCGATTGTAAAAACCTATAGTACGTACAAAGATTTGAGGAATCGTCGGAAGCTTTTGGAATTTAATAAGAAGATAGAAAATCTTACTCCCGAAGAGCTCGAGTTTTACGAAAAAAGGAAAACGGAAGAAGAATATCAGATCGCACATAATGAACTGTCTGGAGAGATCCCTCCTTCAGATGAAAAAGGGATTATCCATAACATCAACGTGATTGATGAACTGCGGTTTATTCCACATAAAAAAAGCTTTGTTCCACAGAAATATATTTCCCCCGAATTAGCGAAGTTGATTCTATATTTTATCGGTTTCTCTATTTTCTGGTTACTTTTCGGTACTACTGTCGGGGAATATTTGGGAATTAAGTTCGTAGCCCCAGATGCGGATCATGTAAGTTGGTTAAGTTTTGGGCGGCTACGTCCAGTTCATACCAATATGGTTTTTTGGGGTTGGGCTTCATTTGCAATGGTTGGTCTTGCCTATTATGTGATTCCACGGGTAAGTAATGTCGGTATTCATAGCCTCAAAATAGGTTGGTATACTTTGATTTTAATGAATGTCGCTGTGCTGTCAGGAACCATTTCATTAATGGCTGGTATTAATAATGGAGGTGGTGAATACCGGGAATACATCTGGCCAGTGATGGCAATTTTCGCTGCGGGCATCGTGATGTCGCTTTATAATTTCTTAATGACGGTTGCCAAGCGTACAACTCATGAAATTTATGTTTCAAATTGGTATATTATTTCTGCAATGATGTATGTGGTCGTTATTTTGGTTGTGGCTTATGTTCCGATCTGGCAAGACGGTTTGGCAGAAACAATCATTCAAGGATATTATATGCATCAAGGAGTGGGAATGTGGTTCATGTTTTTAAGTCTTGGTTTGATGTATTACTTCTTACCACAACAATTGAATAAACCGATTTACTCTTACAGTTTAGGGATCTTGGCTTTTTGGACGCAAATTATCTTTTATACGCTAATTGGAAGCCATCACTTTATATTTAGTGCCATCCCTTGGTGGATGCAAACCGTGGCCATTGTAGCGAGTGTAGGTATGGTAATTCCAGTTGTAGCAGGAACGGCTAACTTTTTATTAACATTCAATGGAGCTTGGTATCAGGTGAAAAATTCTTACACGCTTCCATTTTATATCATCGGTATAATTTTCTATTTCACAGGCTCGATGCAGGGAACAGTAGAAGCATTTCGATTTACAAATTTGATTTGGCACTTTACCGACTTCACGGTTGCTCACTCGCATTTAACGATGTACGGAATTATTACATTTATGCTGTGGGGATTCATCTATACTTTAATTCCGAGGATTACTGGAAAAGAACCACCAAAAATTTCGGTGGGTATTCATTTCTGGTTAGCTTTGATAGGATTGATGTTCTACACCGTTTCATTGATGATTGGGTCTACGGCGAAAGGATTACTTTGGATGGAAAATAAACCATTTATTCAAAGTGTCGTGCTCATGGCTCCTTATTGGTTATGGCGTGCCATCGGTGGTACCATGATGTGGATCTCGCACTTTGTTTTCGCTTATAATTTCTATAAAATGGTCAATAAAAAACCAGATGTGATCATTCCGACCACTCCAGCAGAAATTTTGGAAGCAAAAAGACAACTGAAAAATACTGAATACATCCCTACAAAATAA
- a CDS encoding cytochrome c yields the protein MEFLNNHKTLFWSALILFLFLTLQIAILPAFTNQQVYKPLPDAKPLTKDEAAGKAVYIENGCIACHTQQVREVEMDKVFGSRPSIPADYAGNHRTDIWRNTANLLGSERTGPDLTAIGERQPSVDWQLLHLYQPRAVVKESIMPSFSFLFEEKEYLDKGDIEVKVPAEFLKHKFKKIVATKKALQLVAYLVSLKQTKLPEGVKPQEFLYKKEVKKTAGAAGASDLPDGGELFTANCASCHQANGEGLPGAFPPLKGSPIVAGDDIAVYVNIIMTGYTGRPGYGPMPAVGKNANFTPEMVTAIMNHERSSWGNNAKPVTLEQVKAVMDQMK from the coding sequence ATGGAATTTTTAAATAATCATAAAACTTTGTTCTGGTCGGCATTAATTTTATTTCTGTTCCTTACTTTACAGATTGCAATTTTGCCTGCTTTTACTAATCAACAAGTATACAAGCCATTACCCGACGCGAAACCATTGACCAAAGATGAAGCAGCAGGAAAAGCTGTTTATATTGAAAACGGTTGCATCGCTTGTCACACCCAACAAGTTCGGGAAGTTGAAATGGATAAAGTGTTTGGTAGCAGACCAAGTATCCCTGCAGATTATGCAGGAAATCACCGAACAGATATATGGAGAAATACAGCAAATTTATTAGGTTCTGAAAGAACGGGACCTGATTTAACAGCAATTGGTGAAAGACAGCCTAGCGTCGATTGGCAGTTACTGCACCTTTATCAACCAAGAGCTGTTGTTAAGGAATCCATCATGCCTTCTTTCTCGTTTCTTTTTGAAGAAAAAGAATATCTTGACAAAGGAGATATAGAAGTGAAAGTACCAGCGGAGTTTTTAAAACATAAGTTTAAAAAAATTGTTGCGACCAAAAAAGCACTTCAACTGGTTGCTTATTTAGTAAGTTTGAAACAGACCAAATTGCCTGAAGGGGTGAAACCACAAGAATTTCTTTATAAAAAAGAAGTGAAGAAAACTGCTGGTGCCGCTGGTGCATCTGATTTGCCGGATGGGGGAGAGTTGTTTACCGCAAACTGTGCAAGCTGTCACCAAGCTAACGGAGAAGGATTACCAGGTGCTTTCCCGCCTTTGAAAGGAAGCCCGATTGTCGCAGGAGATGATATTGCAGTTTATGTTAATATTATCATGACCGGTTATACAGGGCGACCGGGTTATGGACCAATGCCTGCAGTTGGTAAAAACGCCAACTTTACGCCCGAAATGGTTACTGCTATTATGAATCACGAAAGATCATCCTGGGGGAATAATGCTAAGCCTGTAACTTTAGAACAAGTAAAAGCAGTAATGGATCAAATGAAATAA
- a CDS encoding cytochrome C, with translation MTKDRSSVFLFIDDEVKPLAELETPIVFDFDTSKLTDGDHILKIVSKSPTGREGIRKINFTVKNGPSISVEGLNEDDIVDGVLPLMINAYDKGNQKSFVIEGSETPQTVPVWMWIIMILIAGWGAYYLITYFSGLPY, from the coding sequence ATGACTAAAGATAGAAGTTCCGTTTTTCTTTTTATCGACGACGAAGTAAAGCCGCTCGCAGAGCTGGAAACTCCAATCGTATTTGATTTTGACACCTCAAAATTAACAGATGGTGATCATATTTTAAAGATTGTAAGCAAGTCGCCTACAGGAAGAGAAGGGATTAGAAAAATAAATTTCACGGTAAAAAATGGTCCGTCTATTAGTGTAGAAGGGCTTAACGAAGACGATATCGTAGATGGAGTTCTTCCATTAATGATTAATGCCTACGACAAAGGGAATCAAAAAAGTTTCGTTATCGAGGGAAGTGAAACTCCACAAACCGTTCCTGTTTGGATGTGGATTATTATGATTTTAATCGCTGGTTGGGGTGCATATTATTTAATTACTTATTTCAGCGGCCTCCCCTATTAA